A single region of the Leishmania panamensis strain MHOM/PA/94/PSC-1 chromosome 23 sequence genome encodes:
- a CDS encoding hypothetical protein (TriTrypDB/GeneDB-style sysID: LpmP.23.0990) has translation MPTAGVFKRFYSRTALLLLLLSPLTIIFFPSSPPGVTYAYTVQPPAMETPPSGSMLFWTEMLNLMATTPTKNNATVKVLSPNLPSKQHSDAEVNTGITSAEVSAMLLKYPHLVLPDGLTSTAVATKMDSAYSFNRKTTVRRFGSQPPLGNGRELRPRSMQLITALFHNTGAGEAGADIFIANATYMVQLLLSGEPAKWTISLSTSSSVILSLIVQAIAVLTSSRTKVCTPMVDSMVVLQADPQRKVIGDGNGGLLVDVSVNCGVTSVMTSRLLDIVEYNSMLLFLNTANITLAFQNSSRSLSTVEVTATAIRTTGNAAICDKACQGMIAMACVLVTLIAISVTITLTAVCCPCFCLHVYDGNSAKKSTTCESPTYNTSDTNAAEECNVRQGIEVRSREGSSHAPMSTSEEERGQAE, from the coding sequence ATGCCCACTGCAGGGGTTTTCAAGCGCTTTTACTCGCgtacagcgctgctgctgctgctgctgtcgccgcttaCCATAATCTTTTTCCCTTCGAGTCCCCCAGGCGTCACGTATGCTTACACTGTGCAACCACCAGCGATGGAGACGCCACCGAGCGGTTCGATGCTCTTCTGGACAGAGATGCTGAACCTTATGGCGACTACCCCAACGAAGAACAATGCCACGGTGAAGGTATTGTCGCCGAACTTGCCGAGCAAACAGCACTCGGATGCTGAGGTGAACACTGGCATCACCTCTGCTGAGGTGTCCGCCATGCTTCTCAAGTACCCGCACTTGGTGCTGCCAGACGGCTTGACTtcaacggcggtggcgacaaaGATGGATAGCGCCTACTCATTTAACAGGAAAACTACGGTAAGGCGCTTCGGCAGCCAGCCGCCACTGGGGAACGGGAGGGAGCTTCGTCCCAGGTCGATGCAGTTGATCACCGCGCTCTTTCACAACACTGGTGCTGGTGAAGCAGGCGCAGACATTTTCATTGCCAACGCCACATACATGGTGCAACTTCTGCTCTCTGGCGAGCCGGCGAAGTGgaccatctctctctccacgagcagcagcgtcattTTGTCTTTGATCGTTCAGGCGATCGCGGTGTTGACTAGCTCACGCACCAAGGTCTGCACCCCTATGGTAGATTCCATGGTAGTGCTGCAGGCGGATCCACAACGGAAGGTGATCGGTGATGGCAATGGCGGTCTTCTCGTAGACGTTTCGGTGAACTGTGGCGTCACTAGCGTGATGACTAGCCGTCTCCTTGACATAGTCGAGTACAACAGTATGCTGCTCTTTCTCAACACAGCGAACATCACTCTCGCATTCCAGAACAGTTCTCGCTCGTTGTCGACGGTTGAGGTGACCGCAACGGCGATCCGCACTACAGGAAACGCGGCTATCTGTGACAAGGCATGTCAGGGCATGATTGCCATGGCCTGCGTCTTGGTGACCCTGATCGCTATTTCGGTCACCATCACCCTGACTGCCGTCTGCTGCCCGTGCTTCTGTTTACATGTCTATGACGGGAACTCAGCCAAGAAGTCCACCACATGCGAGTCCCCAACCTACAACACCTCTGACACAAATGCGGCAGAGGAGTGCAATGTGCGGCAGGGCATCGAGGTAAGAAGCCGCGAGGGCTCCTCGCATGCACCCATGAGTACATc
- a CDS encoding hypothetical protein (TriTrypDB/GeneDB-style sysID: LpmP.23.1000), with the protein MKMHPRAGWSCAVQPPQSSLLQLLALVLMCLCTHITFVKAAIVDTSVWLNAPAPVWQTIISTPEGEYAIKAMAQIDFTTAVKSIDISASVTVKALTPYVSPASGPAYGAGISFSVTTESLTDSQVLSAVRSSALPSINHFFATSASLVVLVKALGADGPSAMVSVGQMLLPVTGSTFFWQVLLDTLATGGSATPSVFMMPLQIDVQDAVDVTVQSYLVEMTPPTNQVNASSLYVSYAVWAFPGTEVGPSASSDLEELVRKSTLPEFNNYMSTLKDTYPGLQAYSDLFPTEVRFWTPPSGNPFDPDSTNPNADLPALANDTGDYFLLFRGDAGTWGQVWERNRLAVSASIESAIEKRLHRRSFVNHVSVISAKTVTSDLEHIAGLQVLCRVVQGITRISSHLWSPEEMASLLLQGDYSVTQALYYSGGSVPPEGLMQPHAAAVQLIPLAAVQDTPGTLATTRVSYDYSVTLSKAVVGIISMAAAIVGISLVVIIIAVGLSFCPQYIGGGTNTK; encoded by the coding sequence ATGAAGATGCATCCACGGGCTGGTTGGAGCTGTGCGGTACAACCGCCGCAGTCGTCGCTTCTCCAGCTTCTCGCTTTGGTTCTCATGTGTCTCTGCACGCACATCACTTTCGTCAAAGCAGCCATAGTGGACACAAGCGTGTGGCTGAACGCACCGGCGCCAGTGTGGCAGACCATAATAAGCACACCGGAAGGGGAATACGCCATaaaggcgatggcgcagaTAGACTTTACGACTGCAGTTAAAAGTATCGACATCAGTGCAAGTGTCACTGTGAAGGCCTTGACGCCGTATGTGTCGCCGGCAAGCGGTCCGGCCTACGGCGCTGGCATTTCATTCTCTGTGACGACGGAAAGCTTGACAGATTCCCAGGTACTTTCGGCAGTGCGCAGTTCTGCTCTGCCCAGCATTAACCACTTCTTCGCAACTAGCGCGAGTCTTGTCGTATTAGTCAAGGCGCTGGGGGCTGATGGCCCGTCAGCCATGGTCTCCGTTGGACAGATGCTGCTACCGGTGACGGGGTCAACATTTTTCTGGCAGGTGCTCCTCGATACGCTCGCGACTGGAGGTTCTGCGACCCCCAGTGTCTTCATGATGCCACTTCAAATCGACGTGCAGGATGCCGTGGACGTTACTGTACAGAGCTACCTCGTTGAAATGACGCCGCCAACAAACCAAGTGAACGCGTCGAGCTTGTATGTATCATACGCGGTCTGGGCTTTTCCTGGCACGGAGGTAGGCCCCAGTGCGTCGTCGGACCTCGAAGAGCTCGTGAGGAAGTCTACGCTGCCTGAGTTTAACAATTACATGAGCACGCTGAAGGATACCTACCCGGGCCTTCAGGCTTACTCGGATCTTTTCCCTACAGAGGTGCGATTTTGGACGCCGCCGTCTGGCAACCCTTTCGATCCTGACAGTACTAACCCGAATGCCGACTTGCCAGCCCTTGCCAATGACACGGGCGACTACTTTCTCCTGTTCCGCGGCGACGCTGGGACATGGGGCCAAGTGTGGGAGCGCAACCGCCTTGCCGTCTCGGCATCAATCGAGAGCGCGATTGAGAAGAGGCTGCATCGACGCTCCTTCGTGAATCACGTCTCTGTTATCTCTGCTAAGACAGTGACGAGTGACTTGGAACACATTGCTGGGCTGCAGGTGCTCTGCCGTGTTGTACAGGGTATCACGAGGATCTCGAGTCACCTGTGGTCGCCTGAGGAGATGGCGTCACTGCTGTTACAGGGAGACTACAGCGTCACGCAGGCCCTCTACTACTCGGGTGGCAGTGTACCCCCGGAGGGTCTGATGCAGCCCCATGCGGCGGCAGTTCAGCTGATTCCGTTGGCGGCCGTCCAAGACACTCCCGGCACGCTCGCCACAACAAGGGTGAGCTACGACTACAGCGTCACACTGAGCAAAGCGGTAGTCGGTATTATTTCCATGGCTGCAGCAATTGTCGGCATATCCCTCGTCGTAATCATCATCGCAGTGGGCCTCTCCTTCTGCCCGCAGtacatcggcggcggcaccaacACAAAGTGA